From a region of the Oscarella lobularis chromosome 7, ooOscLobu1.1, whole genome shotgun sequence genome:
- the LOC136189441 gene encoding tyrosine-protein kinase JAK2-like — MFRRKKSQSGAIELLLGNSKELPIDYQPQLLVKDLIDAAAAQAGIKTIAKPFFGLYDAKNRHWLYPYRCISKEEAAGRYSLLVQLQAKNSIELRRIDATAFEYFFLQCRSRFVLDSMNGVDLNDALRLACLDMRLATIRLKMPYESLRTQFPVDQFLPKSVIDKFTQDALAKVLRESFKNFVHMQEEAVMLRYVEIIERQPEFHVHSFPVITDCWSPGETVSLRLSYNDGITVVRPDSSKECVSAFGDLAAVRTSSLRNKLYLYLTRRNGLTVNFLFPSLSALDTFASFVDGYYQLLVDASTSLRIEGLVQPETNMTHSRLPTRRTSKDLTSPARPRVKTIPTATPATTPATTSESNDINEKDLYHGPISRDEAKRILEASSPCNGYCVVRENARVKGGFSLSVWNDASVRHYLVELHSNGYGIQDGLRFATVHKLLEHYKIDRDGLCCNLTKILPPARPSDSPFLKTKTSSLSPQPTTPTSPSPPVPESPRPGRVTVFPSQQLNSIEVLSKGQFGLVSKATLANRGLVCLKSFSNSSARLQEVVRSLCPLLVRLNSAKLVKCLGVVSNGGNDSLQLVYEFVELGPLDEYLSHNKSKIDERSMLLYSSQIASGLAFLEAEDCAHGGLTAHGVLVASPDLVKISDVGLATKAAFVDPNYFDGDDGKHLIRWLAVECLRGPSTPTPASDIWSFGVVLWEIYNYGEKKPFEGLTPSQVKNLVISGQRLDPAGLPKALADIMLDCWKNVPSERPPAKQLFKKVLSLAKRSSLGEADFLKVLQQADSSLRRQRSSGPTTTTLTPSSSAAAVHVRSSSGELPSLRVAPPSLPEKRNRRSVHVSGLQGLVDAATRSKENNVSDDRTTLSIHDLGLQYLSRTNVIEPSKLHLGKELGHGEFGRVRQATWKRPDGTSEETAVKMLTAEGNRELQQEFLREAKAMIELDNRHIVRLIGICFEPTLLLVTELVPLGAVNSYLRSLTEDQIKVPILTGYALQIAKGMTYLEVHRVVHRDLAARNVLVATPTTVKITDFGLSRIFGDDQDYYVAHTKGKWPIKWYAPESINHQRFTHKSDVWSYGITLWEIFSLGTKPYAGMKPGFVVNYVESGKRLSRPEKCPESVYDNVLLESWKESPDDRPTFVEIARRLGDFADAS, encoded by the exons ATGTTTCGTCGCAAAAAGAGCCAATCGGGCGCGATCGAACTTCTCCTCGGAAACTCGAAAGAGCTTCCAATCGACTACCAGCCTCAGCTCCTCGTAAAG GACCtaatcgacgccgccgccgcccaagCGGGCATCAAAACGATCGCGAAACCCTTCTTCGGGCTATACGATGCGAAGAATCGCCACTGGCTCTATCCGTATCGGTGCAtatcgaaagaagaagcggcGGGACGCTATTCGCTTCTCGTCCAACTGCAGGCGAAGAACAGCATCGAGTTGCGTCGCATCGACGCGACTGCCTTCGAGTATTTCTTCTTGCAG TGCCGATCGCGATTCGTCCTCGATTCAatgaacggcgtcgatttgaacgACGCGCTCCGTTTGGCGTGCTTGGACATGCGAttggcgacgattcgcttgaAAATGCCCTACGAGAGTCTCAG GACCCAGTTTCCGGTCGACCAATTTCTTCCCAAATCCGTCATCGATAAGTTCACGCAGGACGCGCTGGCGAAGGTTCTGCGAGAGAGTTTCAAGAATTTCGTCCACATGCAAGAGGAAGCGGTCATGCTGCGTTACGTGGAGATCATCGAAAGGCAACCGGAATTTCACGTTCATTCGTTTCCGGTCATCACG gatTGCTGGAGTCCCGGCGAAACCGTCTCTCTTCGACTGTCATATAACGACGGCATCACCGTCGTTCGACCCGACTCATCAAAg GAATGCGTGTCGGCTTTCGGCGATCTCGCCGccgttcgaacgtcgtcgcttcgcaaCAAACTCTATCTCTATCTGACTCGTCGTAACGGATTGACcgtcaattttctctttccgaGTTTATCCGCCCTCGACAccttcgcgtcgttcgtcgacggctaCTATCagctcctcgtcgacgcgtcgacgagtctcCGAATCGAAGGGCTCGTTCAACCGGAAACGAATATGACGCATTCGCGCTtgccgacgagacgaacgagCAAGGATCTGACGTCGCCGGCTCGTCCGCGAGTGAAAACGAtaccgacggcgacgccggcgacgacgccggcgacgacgtcagaatcgaACGATATAAATGAGAAAGATCTCTATCACGGACCCATCAG tcgcgacgaggcgaagcGGATTCTagaggcgtcgtcgccttgcaACGGCTACTGCGTCGTTCGCGAGAATGCGCGAGTCAAGGGCGGCTTCAGCCTGTCCGTGTGGAACGACGCCAGCGTTCGGCACTATCTCGTCGAGCTCCATTCGAACGGCTACGGCATTCAAGACGGACTTCGTTTTGCGACCGTGCACAAGCTTCTCGAACATTACAAGATCGATCGG GACGGATTGTGCTGCAATCTGACGAAAATTTTGCCGCCAGCGAGACCGA GCGAttcgccttttttgaaaacgaaaacgtcgtcgttgtcgccgcaaccgacgacgccgacgtcgccgtcgcctcccGTTCCCGAATCGCCGCGACCCGGCCGAGTGACCGTCTTTCCGTCCCAGCAGTTGAACTCGATAGAAGTCCTCTCGAAG GGACAATTTGGTTTGGTCAGTAAGGCGACGTTAGCGAATCGCGGCCTGGTTTGCCTGAAGTCGTTTTCGAACTCTTCAGCGCGTCTTCAGGAG GTCGTTCGATCGCTCTGTCCGCTCTTGGTTCGACTCAACAGTGCGAAGTTGGTAAAATGTCTCGGCGTCGTATcgaacggcggcaacgaTTCGCTGCAATTGGTTTACGAATTCGTCGAGTTGGGACCGCTCGACGAATATCTGTCTCATAATAA GTCCAAGATAGATGAAAGGTCGATGCTTTTGTATTCCAGTCAGATAGCGAGCGGTTTGGCGTTTCTTGAAGCGGAG GATTGTGCGCACGGCGGATTGACGGCGCACGGCGTTCTCGTTGCGTCGCCGGACTTGGTCAAAATCTCCGACGTCGGATTAGCCACCAAGGCAGCTTTCGTCGACCCGAACTATTTCGACGGGGACGATGGAAA GCACTTGATACGCTGGCTAGCCGTCGAGTGCCTACGCggtccgtcgacgccgacgccggcgagTGACATCTGgtcgttcggcgtcgtcctGTGGGAGATCTACAACTacggagaaaagaaaccgttCGAAGGCCTTACTCCATCCCAG GTGAAGAATCTCGTCATCAGCGGTCAGCGACTGGATCCGGCTGG GTTGCCGAAAGCGCTTGCAGATATTATGCTCGATTGCTGGAAGAACGTCCCTTCG GAACGGCCACCTGCCAAGCAACTCTTCAAGAAAGTCTTATCTTTGGCTAAAAGAT CTTCTCTCGGCGAAGCCGACTTTCTCAAGGTCCTACAACAAGCggattcgtcgcttcgccgacAGCGCTCGAGCGG accgacgacgacgacgttgacaccgtcgtcgtcggcggcggcggttcacgttcgatcgtcgtcgggcgAGCTACCGTCGTTacgcgtcgcgccgccgtcCCTACCGGAGAAGCGCAATCGGCGTAGCGTCCACGTTTCGGGTCTACAgggtctcgtcgacgcggcgactCGCTCGAAGGAGAACAACGTCAGCGACGACAGGACGACGTTGAGCATTCACGACTTGGGCCTGCAATATCTCAGTCGAACGAACGTGATTGAGCCCAGCAAGTTGCACCTGGGCAAAGAGCTCGGTCAC GGAGAATTCGGTCGAGTCCGACAGGCGACTTGGAAGCGGCCCGACGGCACTTCAGAAGAG ACGGCAGTGAAGATGCTGACGGCCGAAGGCAATCGGGAATTGCAGCAGGAGTTCTTGCGCGAGGCGAAGGCCATGATTGAGCTCGACAATCGGCACATTGTTCGTCTAATTGGAATTTGCTTCG AACCGACGCTATTATTGGTCACCGAGCTCGTTCCCCTGGGAGCAGTGAACAGTTACTTAAGAAGCCTGACG GAGGACCAGATCAAAGTTCCGATCTTGACGGGCTACGCACTGCAGATTGCCAAGGGAATGACCTATTTG GAAGTGCACCGCGtcgttcatcgcgacttGGCGGCGCGtaacgttctcgtcgccacgccgacgacggttAAAATCACCGATTTCGGCCTCTCGCGTatattcggcgacgatcagGACTATTACGTTGCGCACACGAAGGGCAAGTGGCCCATAAAATG GTACGCGCCGGAGTCGATAAATCATCAACGTTTTACCCACAAGAGCGACGTGTGGAGTTACGGTATCACGTTGTGGGAGATTTTCTCTCTGGGGACGAAGCCCTATGCAGGAATGAAGCCGGGCTTT GTTGTCAATTACGTCGAGAGCGGCAAACGGCTGAGTCGCCCGGAGAAGTGTCCAGAGAGTGTTTACGATAACGTACTATTAGAGAGCTGGAAGGAAAGTCCCGACGATCGGCCTACGTTTGTCGAGATTGCCAGACGACTAGGTGACTTTGCGGACGCTTCGTGA
- the LOC136189440 gene encoding uncharacterized protein has translation MSAATAVAWILALTIFLTSFVVEAIPKQAIGVSARRVRRYEKTYPLQPADEPKRIDVPIYTNLVVSVRLRAKRSVNIRIEDSDRCAGGHVAIRRGPPSTSSGRRTATIEWRRHFKRVVDVALKHQTLRLRFGRRDVVEVWLDCQRIQKVPCRNCFGERTCLTFYRDDIVKDHVKFYSDISRPCKSFRIGVDEEDEVVTTTSTTIPTYENVDDDQLVAMWTAWTEWSRCPWACVPTATRMRERACQHRQATEYTKEESSSSSSSPSTLDMCHGRRKEEEHCLSLMCMPDDNDPSMVLKMTTSYLNEISCHVYNGALIQRFAVPSLDSKGLPFDSKGLPFEPGCETRLVNGTNFSVVVRWAKCDVGARSSHCIDMLTVEESAIGRVDFTNNGMYVNDERVPYSSSSFHRKRLRWIFHPDYDSEWTFTLVSDLGYLVFYSPHHVRVDVTSYYFGGGKSSIDGLCGKASLGAKPQQSVVVWPISSLDDEAIRFRLLDAADCPLCNLRLSPHMLTAYSECGLIIKPNGPFAACHAKKKEIDPYYYMGLCANRVCRCSSRSKEEREECLCSSIAEYVRACAERNVVMEWRNADRCPGRCPETLVYRDCGCSFTCSEYQDPDVDVSRCPSPVTKKCRSGCFCPTGHVLQRKNSPKCRPTTSCMCEHGNVSYGSGSKSSVVINGKTCECRDGRWRCRSSPTFAASTRNVSVVLHTTIDLRCVANGYPTPTVTLLRRGLPLASDVGSLTYTMHYIDEDALGVYECSATNELGTATIKIFATEAVLPTIIEPDMGSNLIVYESCSVVVACVAEGAPPPTVTWYHAGVKVDSLCVSTLDESRPGVGRTKCRLKWEAVSGAAAGMYRCVAVNIAGSASVDKHQSIKLIPKGVMKFAVKPKDVTSSKGQAAQFHCEPMGNPCPEDPIWYKDERRLSEDDDEGVFIKKSSHLLIVRNVTMSSSGRYECTVRNEGNDTIRAGAMLTVIDDDWDAWSSWSACNASCGNNRYRTRQRHCSGLCNEGKIDVETRRCPAAAPCPKRCYTWGNYSVVTFDGRKYAFNSSCTKQHYLARDCRHGEFYVSQEFHRSQELDAYRKAVIITFPKLERVLEFKLESHKIDLIGLITDEEKAAELLDYKIERDDMFVTFRIDGLIVRYDRVSRVYVEIGERYANATCGLCGGNVNGDGVDDFVNERGRRLSSAQDFVNAYVELANSSRCAPLDDRSYANRDADALCAGLAERDAGFDLCHDVVSPHELYEQCREFVRRCPSGVEPRHCACGAIRNYVGACRLAGVDVQWNLNYSCGGDDEPCSNGKVMSLCDPFANRSCGLSLEPSPKVRRCEKQFELSCFCPTGHVIYDGRCIHSNSCPCVLRHKLYPAGYARFNECETCTCIRREWNCNPFNNKLRHCPSVYSPVDKPPQSRVALAGEPLRLCCRRGDDSDAYATPLYKWYRNGEKILEAKNYHDIKSVTTSIAGSYTCRIGNYGLMSKKATVTVLDPPQSGCKITPNARAISLPNGCEADGARELNVGHCPPSPCAHRGGGQSCDENFCCGASTFKWADVQCDGLSIGRFRVPVVDTCACSLCKSKTSVYGRVVYDRAVSAKDVASVLVANVANPTSAFRVVVGGWFDYIIGGNVQFLALKFSDITQSRFPPFVKLIPFTYDRRVYHEIHMLSWSQRHSLTSDKLETIRLAVREYSSSSSSSLRLTTTLEVGFRSSFELDSTVGEVRIDYKDRTSIKSPDEAPGNYEEIFTDGSHGLIRPLFIIQVDVVATPESLRPDLQQPLKLSLVKETKGNANKVDLFPSLQSSSLRLFALLESSGLWSNYLAAPVVSLPTDARANDEWRTDQKVIFNVPELERSFAVGESVPTCYARVGVVNIVGYRVSGVLVASIVRYDEPYMTTISHGITNATGTACVPIACYEETALSATQAFGSMKIDLEPASSSYSNRFVSFHHKAEIRVRAGATTTTTTTRESAPLYSSLDRCEGELNDDLLFSFVTSEMSTSFTAVELDGERSTAMSWHSVYSYFVKVSVVSASQQEYNVRASTFAFDPVTGQFQLYGWRQQRTANWSSTVCLEFTFPQDKRQIGVVVLISVEPVLNDGDGGALCYKTKAKRPVVEEASKTPYDDGSREKMNEFVFHPPTLTFGREVGYYKDSFHAMAERNCHIWNGTAVEFQCP, from the exons ATGTCTGCGGCTACTGCTGTCGCTTGGATTCTGGCCCTGACGATTTTCCTGACATCGTTCGTGGTTGAAGCCATTCCGAAGCAGGCAATAGGAG TTTCTGCACGCCGAGTTCGACGATACGAGAAGACGTATCCCCTGCAGCCGGCCGACGAAccgaaacgaatcgacgttcCGATCTACACGAACTTGGTCGTCAGCGTACGATTGAGAGCGAAGCGAAGCGTCAATATTCGAATCGAAGATTCCGATCGATGTGCCGGCGGTCACGTAGCGATTCGTCGAGGACCGCCGAGCACGTCGTCGGGACGAcgcacggcgacgatcgaatgGCGACGACATTtcaaacgcgtcgtcgacgtcgcattgAAACATCAGACGCTGCGACTTCGCTTCGGtagacgcgacgtcgtcgaggtgTGGCTCGACTGCCAAAGGATTCAGAAAGTGCCCTGTCGAAATTGTTTTGGAGAACGCACATGCTTGACCTTTTATCGAGACGACATAGTCAAG GATCACGTCAAGTTTTACAGTGACATTAGCCGTCCCTGCAAATCTTTTCGAATCGGG GTTgatgaggaagacgaagttgtgacgacgacatcgacgacaaTTCCAACATatgaaaacgtcgacgacgaccaaCTCGTTGCCATGTGGACAGCGTGGACGGAATGGTCGCGTTGTCCATGGGCGTGCgttccgacggcgacgagaatgCGCGAGCGTGCCTGCCAGCATCGTCAAGCGACGGAATATACAAAAGaggagtcgtcgtcgtcgtcgtcgtcgccttcgacgttGGACATGTGCCACGGCAGAcggaaggaagaggagcacTGCCTTTCGCTCATGTGCATGCCAGACGACAACG ATCCTTCAATGGTCCTTAAAATGACGACCAGTTATTTGAACGAGATTTCGTGCCATGTATACAATGGCGCTCTCATTCAACGATTCGCCGTTCCATCTTTGGATTCGAAAGGGTTGCCTTTCGATTCGAAAGGGTTGCCTTTCGAACCCGGCTGCGAAACTCGTCTCGTCAACGGAACGAATTTCAGCGTTGTCGTACGCTGGGCCAAGTGCGACGTCGGCGCCAGAAGCAGCCACTGCATCGACATGTTGACCGTCGAGGAAAGTGCCATCGGTCGCGTCGACTTCACGAACAACGGCATgtacgtcaacgacgaacgGGTGCCGTATTCGTCGAGTAGTTTCCATCGGAAACGTCTTCGCTGGATATTCCATCCCGATTACGACTCCGAATGGACGTTCACGCTCGTCTCCGACTTGGGCTATCTCGTCTTCTACTCGCCGCATCACGTCagagtcgacgtcacgtcgtACTatttcggcggcggcaaatcgtcgatcgacggacTGTGCGGAAAAGCGAGTCTCGGCGCCAAGCCGCAgcaaagcgtcgtcgtttggccGATCTCGtcactcgacgacgaagcgattcgatttcgtctgCTAGACGCCGCCGACTGTCCGCTCTGCAATTTGCGTTTGTCGCCGCATATGCTGACCGCGTATTCCGAGTGCGGTCTCATTATCAAACCGAACGGTCCGTTTGCCGCCTGTCACgccaagaagaaagaaatcgatccCTATTATTATATGGGATTGTGCGCCAATCGCGTCTGCCGAtgttcgtcgcgatcgaaggAGGAGCGAGAGGAATGTCTCTGCAGCAGCATCGCCGAGTACGTGCGAGCTTGCGCCGAAAGAAACGTTGTCATGGAGTGGCGAAATGCGGATCGTTGTC cCGGAAGGTGTCCGGAAACATTGGTCTATCGAGATTGCGGCTGCTCGTTCACGTGCAGCGAGTATCAGGATCCCGACGTTGATGTGAGTCGTTGTCCCAGTCCGGTGACGAAGAAGTGTCGAAGCGGCTGCTTTTGTCCGACCGGTCACGTTCTCCAACGTAAGAACAGTCCGAAAtgtcgtccgacgacgagttgcATGTGCGAGCACGGCAACGTGAGCTACGGGAGCGGCAGCAAATCGTCCGTTgtcataaacggaaaaactTG CGAATGCCGTGACGGTCGCTGGCGCTGTCGAT cgTCGCCAACGTTTgcagcgtcgacgcgcaaCGTGAGCGTCGTCCTGCACACGACGATTGATTTGCGCTGCGTAGCAAACGGCTATCCGACTCCAACGGTCACGCTCTTGCGACGAGGATTACCGCTCGCCAGCGACGTGGGCTCGCTCACCTACACAATGCACtacatcgacgaagacgctctCGGCGTGTACGAGTGCTCGGCGACAAACGAGTTGGGCACGGCGACGATAAAAATATTCGCAACCGAAGCCG TTCTGCCGACGATTATTGAACCGGATATGGGTTCCAATTTGATTGTCTACGAATCgtgttccgtcgtcgtcgcctgcgTCGCCGAAggagcgccgccgccgactgTGACGTGGTATCACGCCGGCGTTAAAGTCGACTCGTTGTGCGTGTCGACGTTGGACGAGTCGAGGCCCGGCGTCGGTCGAACCAAGTGCCGTCTGAAATGGGAGGCCGTCAGCGGAGCGGCGGCCGGTATGTATCGGTGCGTTGCGGTCAACATCGCCGGTTCGGCGTCGGTCGATAAGCATCAGTCGATTAAAC TGATTCCAAAGGGCGTGATGAAATTTGCCGTGAAGCCCAAAGACGTTACCTCCTCGAAAGGCCAAGCGGCGCAGTTTCATTGCGAACCGATGGGGAATCCGTGTCCCGAAGATCCGATTTGGTACAAGGACGAGCGGCGTCTGagcgaggacgacgacgaaggcgtctTCATCAAAAAGAGCAGTCATCTTTTGATCGTTCGAAACGTTACGATGTCGAGCAGCGGACGCTACGAGTGCACGGTGAGAAACGAGGGAAACGACACCATTCGAGCCGGCGCGATGTTGACGGTCATCGACG ATGATTGGGACGCTTGGTCGAGCTGGTCGGCGTGCAATGCATCGTGCGGCAACAATCGATATCGCACGCGACAGCGACACTGTTCGGGCTTGTGCAACGagggaaaaatcgacgtcgagacgcgCAGGTGCCCCGCTGCCGCCCCGTGTCCAA AGCGCTGCTACACGTGGGGCAATTACAGCGTTGTCACGTTCGACGGCCGCAAGTACGCTTTCAATAGCTCTTGCACTAAACAACACTATCTCGCTCGCGACTGTCGTCACGGCGAGTTTTACGTCTCTCAGGAGTTTCATCGGAGTCAAGAATTGGATGCCTATCGCAAGGCCGTTATAATCACCTTCCCGAAACTCGAGAGAGTTCTTGAATTCAAGCTCGAAAGCCACAAAATCGATCTCATCGGTCTTATTACCGATGAGGAGAAGGCCGCGGAGCTTCTCGACTACaaaatcgaacgcgacgacaTGTTCGTCACATTTCGAATCGACGGTCTGATCGTGCGTTACGATCGCGTCTCGCGCGTCTacgtcgaaatcggcgaacgctacgcgaacgcgacgtgCGGCCTTTGTGGCGGCAacgtcaacggcgacggcgtcgacgatttcgtcaacGAGCGCGGTCGACGTTTGTCGAGCGCGCAGGATTTCGTGAACGCGTACGTCGAATTGGCCAATTCGTCGCGTTGCGCGCCGCTCGACGATCGTTCGTACGCGAatcgcgacgccgacgcgctCTGCGCCGGTCTCGCCGAGCGCGACGCCGGTTTCGATTTGTGTCACGACGTCGTGTCGCCTCACGAACTCTACGAACAATGTCGGGAGTTCGTTCGTCGATGTCCGAGCGGAGTCGAGCCTCGACATTGCGCGTGCGGTGCGATTCGAAATTACGTCGGCGCTTGCCGActcgccggcgtcgatgtCCAGTGGAATTTGAACTATAGTTGCGGTGGCGACG ACGAACCGTGTTCTAATGGCAAGGTTATGTCGCTGTGCGATCCGTTCGCCAACAGGTCGTGCGGACTATCGCTTGAACCGTCGCCGAAAGTGCGACGATGCGAGAAGCAGTTTGAATTGTCGTGTTTTTGTCCGACCGGACACGTGATATACGACGGTCGCTGCATTCACTCGAACAGTTGCCCGTGCGTTCTTCGACATAAACTTTATCCGGCAGGATACGCGAGATTCAACGAGTGTGAGACATG TACTTGCATTCGCAGAGAATGGAATTGTAATCCCTTCAATAATAAGCTTCGTCATTGCCCCTCAG TCTACTCGCCTGTTGACAAGCCACCGCAATCGCGTGTAGCACTCGCCGGCGAACCTCTGCGACTGTGCTGCCGCCGAGGAGACGACTCGGATGCTTATGCGACTCCCTTGTACAAATG GTATCGCAACGGAGAGAAAATATTGGAGGCGAAAAACTACCATGACATCAAATCGGTGACGACGTCCATTGCCGGGAGCTATACGTGTCGCATCGGAAACTACGGCCTGATgtcgaaaaaggcgacggtGACCGTCCTCG ATCCACCTCAATCCGGTTGTAAGATCACGCCTAATGCACGAGCAATCAGTCTACCGAATGGATGCGAAGCGGACGGAGCGCGCGAACTCAACGTCGGCCACTGTCCGCCCTCGCCGTGCGCTCATCGCGGAGGCGGCCAATCGTGCGACGAGAACTTCTGTTgcggcgcgtcgacgttcaagTGGGCCGACGTGCAATGCGACGGTCTTTCCATCGGTCGTTTTCgcgttcccgtcgtcgaTACGTGCGCCTGTAGTTTGTGCaagtcgaagacgagcgtCTACGGTCGCGTCGTCTACGATCGCGCCGTTTCGGCGAAAGACGTTGCCTCGGTGCTCGTCGCCAACGTCGCCAATCCGACAAGCGCATTTCGAGTCGTTGTCGGCGGCTGGTTCGATTATATCATCGGCGGCAACGTCCAATTTCTCGCGTTGAAGTTTTCCGATATCACACAGTCGCGTTTTCCGCCGTTCGTCAAGTTGATACCATTCACGTATGACCGTCGCGTGTACCACGAAATACACATGCTGTCGTGGAGTCAACGGCACAGCTTGACTTCGGACAAACTGGAAACGATTCGTCTCGCCGTTCGAGaatattcgtcgtcgtcgtcgtcgtccttgcGACTGACGACGACCCTCGAAGTCGGTTTCCGGTCGTCGTTCGAGCTAGATTCGACGGTCGGCGAGGTACGGATCGACTACAAGGATCGCACGTCGATAAAATCTCCTGACGAAGCGCCAGGAAATTACGAGGAGATCTTCACCGACGGTTCGCACGGATTGATTCGACCGCTCTTTATTAttcaagtcgacgtcgtcgcgacgccggAGTCGCTTAGACCAGATCTCCAACAACCGCTCAAACTTAGTCTTgtcaaagaaacgaagggaaaCGCGAATAAAGTCGATTTATTCCCCTCGTTGCAGTCGTCGTCCCTTCGTCTGTTTGCTTTATTGGAATCGTCCGGTCTTTGGTCGAACTACCTCGCCGCTCCCGTCGTATCTCTGCCGACGGACGCGCGAGCGaacgacgaatggcgtacgGACCAGAAAGTAATTTTTAACGTGCCCGAGTTGGAACGGAgtttcgccgtcggcgaatcgGTGCCGACGTGCTACGctcgcgtcggcgtcgtcaacaTCGTCGGCTATCGCGTGAGCGGCGTTCTGGTCGCTTCGATCGTTCGCTACGACGAGCCGTacatgacgacgatttctcaCGGAATCACGAACGCCACCGGCACAGCTTGTGTACCGATTGCGTGTTACGAGGAGACGGCCTTGTCCGCCACGCAGGCGTTCGGCTCCATGAAAATAGATCTCgagccggcgtcgtcgagctATTCCAATCGATTCGTCTCTTTTCACCACAAAGCGGAGATTCGCGTACGAGCCGgcgctacgacgacgacgacgacgacgcgagaaaGCGCGCCGCTCTACTCGTCGCTCGATCGGTGCGAAGGCGAATTGAACGACGATCTCTTGTTCAGCTTCGTCACGTCCGaaatgtcgacgtcgttcaccGCCGTCGAGTTGGACGGCGAACGCAGTACGGCGATGTCGTGGCACAGCGTCTATTCCTATTTTGTTAAAGTGAGCGTCGTCAGCGCGAGCCAACAGGAGTATAACGTTCGCGCTTCGACGTTTGCTTTCGATCCTGTCACCGGACAATTTCAATTGTACGGCTGGCGACAGCAGCGCACCGCCAATTGGAGTTCGACTGTCTGCTTGGAGTTCACTTTTCCTCAAGACAAGCGACaaattggcgtcgtcgttctcatcTCTGTCGAGCCGGTTttgaacgacggcgacggcggcgcgttATGTTATAAGACTAAAGCGAAGCGCCCCGTCGTGGAGGAAGCGTCCAAGACGCCGTATGATGATGGAAGTAGAGAAAAGATGAATGAATTCGTATTTCATCCTCCAACATTGACGTTCGGCAGGGAAGTCGGTTATTACAAAGATTCTTTTCATGCTATGGCCGAGAGAAATTGTCACATTTGGAATGGAACCGCTGTCGAATTTCAATgtccttga